A genomic segment from Fodinicola acaciae encodes:
- a CDS encoding LytR/AlgR family response regulator transcription factor, producing MSEGLRTLAVDDEPPQLDELAYLLGADPRVSSVAVAGDAVQALRLLRDEGIDAVFLDIRMPGLDGLELARVLRRFARPPAVVFVTAHEEKAADAFQLGAVDYLLKPVRADRLAEALRRVAAARDDEAEVSTAEPREEVIAVELGGVTRMISRSSVRWVEAHGDYARLHTGDGSHLIRTPLSALADRWSDAGFVRIHRSYVVALSAISELRSTDSGYVVVVDELPLPVSRRHSRAVRDRLVGY from the coding sequence ATGAGCGAGGGGTTACGGACGCTGGCGGTCGACGACGAGCCTCCGCAGCTGGACGAGCTGGCGTATCTGCTCGGCGCCGACCCCAGGGTCTCGTCGGTGGCGGTCGCCGGCGACGCCGTACAGGCGCTGCGGCTGCTCCGCGACGAAGGCATCGACGCGGTGTTCCTGGACATCCGGATGCCGGGGTTGGACGGCCTGGAGCTGGCCAGGGTCCTGCGCCGGTTCGCCCGGCCGCCGGCGGTGGTTTTCGTGACAGCGCATGAGGAAAAGGCGGCCGACGCGTTTCAGCTCGGTGCCGTCGACTATCTGCTCAAGCCGGTACGCGCCGACCGGTTGGCCGAGGCGTTGCGGCGGGTCGCGGCGGCGCGTGACGACGAGGCCGAGGTGTCGACGGCCGAGCCGCGCGAGGAGGTCATCGCGGTCGAGCTCGGCGGCGTGACCAGGATGATCAGCCGCTCGTCGGTGCGCTGGGTCGAGGCACACGGCGACTATGCGCGGCTGCACACCGGCGATGGTTCGCACCTGATCCGTACGCCGCTGAGCGCTCTCGCCGACCGGTGGTCGGACGCCGGTTTCGTCCGCATCCACCGGTCGTACGTGGTGGCGCTGTCGGCCATCAGCGAGCTGCGGTCGACCGACTCCGGCTATGTGGTGGTGGTCGACGAGCTGCCGCTGCCGGTCAGCCGCCGGCACAGCCGGGCCGTACGCGACCGGCTGGTCGGCTACTGA